One window of the Vigna radiata var. radiata cultivar VC1973A chromosome 1, Vradiata_ver6, whole genome shotgun sequence genome contains the following:
- the LOC106758838 gene encoding PXMP2/4 family protein 4, whose translation MTNAISNRFFASLSTPPNRLLVPPLSHFRRFHRPHLYSKPPLHERASRSVTRFSSVSSSSYSGKPRFVGWYLRMLETYPLITKSVTSSLVFAASDITSQIITLPSFCASYDLIRTLRMAIYGLLILGPTQHTWFGFLSKIFPKTDLASTLKKILMGQLLLGPIINAVFFSYNGACQGEGVTQIMARLKRDLLPTLLSGALYWPVCDFVTLRYLPVRLQPLLNSTFTYVWTIFLTYMANRG comes from the exons ATGACCAATGCCATTTCCAACCGCTTCTTCGCCTCCCTCTCCACTCCCCCGAACCGCCTCCTCGTCCCTCCGCTCTCACATTTTCGCCGCTTCCACCGGCCGCATCTCTACAGCAAACCACCGCTGCACGAACGCGCTTCTCGCTCGGTGACGCGCTTTTCCTCCGTCTCCTCCTCTTCTTATTCTGGCAAGCCGAGGTTCGTGGGATGGTATCTGCGCATGCTCGAAACTTATCCTCTCATCACCAAGAGCGTAACCTCGTCACTTGTGTTCGCCGCGTCTGACATCACTTCTCAG ATCATTACACTACCCAGTTTTTGTGCTTCATATGATCTTATAAGGACACTGCGTATGGCAATATATGGACTGCTAATCTTGGGGCCAACACAGCACACGTGGTTTGGTTTTCTATCTAAAATTTTCCCGAAGACAGATTTGGCATCAACCTTGAAGAAAATCTTAATGGGGCAACTTCTATTAGGTCCTATCATCAATGCTGTCTTCTTCTCCTATAATGGTGCTTGCCAAG GTGAAGGTGTAACTCAAATTATGGCCAGGTTGAAGCGAGATCTACTTCCTACATTGTTAAGTGGTGCTCTGTATTGGCCTGTATGTGATTTTGTGACCTTGAGATACCTTCCAGTTCGTTTGCAG CCACTGCTGAATAGCACCTTCACATATGTATGGACAATATTTTTAACGTACATGGCAAACAGAGGGTGA